The following coding sequences are from one Veillonella rodentium window:
- a CDS encoding nicotinate phosphoribosyltransferase, with protein sequence MQHERRNISMFMDFYEMTMAHGYYRKQANTDRVAFDVFFRRNPDKGGFAIFGGLEQIVEYILNLHFDEYDIAYFREQGIFSEEFLSYLKDFSFTGDVYAFPEGSIIYPNEPVITVVAPLIDAQIIETAVLAMMNHESLIATKANRIVRAADGRIVSDFGARRAHNVDAAVYGARAAYIGGVHSTATVLAGQQFGIPVSGTMAHSWVMYYDSEYEAFKAYAELYPDNAIFLVDTYDVLNSGVPNAVRVAKDVLEPMGHRLKGIRLDSGDLAYLAKQARRILDDAGLTDCKIVASNSLDEYTITSLLSQGGPIDMFGVGERLITSKSDPVFGAVYKIVGIEKNGRWEPRIKVSESVEKITNPGLKKVYRVYNEQGRAIAELLTLPEEVPNTDQPYRYIDPEQPWRELYFERCTFKEMQQLVIKDGKLLMDLPSLTEIRAYVQKQLYDEIWQEEQRFENPHRHYLDMSPDYYHMKMDLLNRIGRKK encoded by the coding sequence ATGCAGCACGAACGTCGTAATATCAGTATGTTTATGGATTTTTATGAAATGACCATGGCTCATGGTTATTATAGAAAGCAGGCGAATACGGATCGTGTCGCTTTCGATGTGTTCTTCCGTCGTAATCCGGACAAGGGTGGCTTTGCTATTTTTGGCGGATTGGAGCAGATTGTTGAATATATTTTAAATTTGCATTTTGATGAATATGACATTGCTTATTTTCGGGAACAGGGCATATTCAGTGAAGAATTTTTATCATATCTGAAAGATTTTTCTTTCACCGGCGATGTGTATGCGTTTCCTGAAGGATCCATCATTTATCCCAATGAACCGGTTATAACTGTCGTGGCCCCTCTCATTGATGCGCAGATTATAGAAACTGCCGTATTGGCGATGATGAATCACGAGTCGCTTATAGCGACAAAAGCAAACCGCATTGTCCGTGCTGCGGACGGGCGCATCGTTTCGGATTTCGGAGCCCGGCGCGCTCATAATGTGGATGCCGCCGTATACGGTGCACGGGCCGCTTACATCGGAGGGGTTCATTCTACGGCAACTGTTCTCGCGGGACAGCAATTCGGTATTCCCGTCAGCGGGACCATGGCCCATAGCTGGGTGATGTACTATGATTCTGAATATGAGGCTTTTAAAGCCTACGCGGAACTGTATCCGGATAATGCGATATTCCTTGTCGATACGTATGATGTGTTAAATTCCGGTGTGCCGAATGCCGTCAGGGTGGCAAAGGACGTGTTAGAACCTATGGGACATCGGTTGAAAGGCATTCGACTTGATTCGGGGGATTTGGCGTATCTGGCGAAACAGGCGCGGCGAATTCTTGATGATGCAGGCCTTACGGACTGTAAAATCGTGGCATCCAACAGCCTTGATGAATATACGATTACATCGTTGTTGAGTCAGGGCGGGCCTATCGACATGTTCGGCGTAGGGGAAAGGCTTATCACATCTAAGAGTGACCCCGTATTCGGCGCCGTGTATAAAATTGTAGGCATTGAAAAAAACGGTCGCTGGGAACCTCGTATCAAGGTATCCGAGTCCGTTGAGAAGATTACGAACCCGGGACTAAAAAAGGTGTATCGCGTGTATAATGAGCAGGGCCGTGCCATTGCGGAATTATTGACGTTGCCGGAGGAAGTGCCGAATACGGATCAACCGTATCGCTATATCGATCCGGAGCAACCGTGGCGCGAGCTGTACTTTGAGCGCTGTACGTTTAAAGAGATGCAGCAACTTGTTATTAAAGACGGAAAGCTGTTAATGGACTTACCGTCGTTGACGGAAATTCGTGCGTATGTTCAAAAACAGCTGTATGATGAAATCTGGCAGGAAGAACAGCGCTTTGAAAATCCGCATCGTCATTATCTGGATATGAGTCCCGATTACTATCATATGAAGATGGATTTACTCAATCGCATTGGACGTAAGAAATAG
- the nadE gene encoding NAD(+) synthase, with the protein MLKDAESTKKALIQWIRDYFQQNGPQCSAVVGISGGKDSTIVAALCKEAIGANRVVGVLMPNGVQSDIDDAEAVVKHLGIPYVVVNIDEAYKALTSAIIKGEHFSSVTKRTELSEDALINMPPRLRMTVLYAVGQNLPNGARIANTCNGSEDYVGYSTKFGDSAGDFSPLAHLVVEEVRQIGRLLDIPAYLVDKIPSDGLSGQSDEDKLGFTYAVLDRYIRSGDIDDAKTKERIDHLNRINRHKLELMPAFNPFEK; encoded by the coding sequence ATGTTAAAAGATGCAGAGTCTACGAAGAAGGCCCTGATTCAATGGATCAGAGATTACTTTCAGCAAAACGGACCTCAGTGCAGTGCCGTAGTAGGCATTTCGGGCGGGAAAGATTCGACTATTGTGGCGGCGCTCTGTAAAGAGGCCATCGGTGCGAATCGTGTCGTAGGTGTTCTCATGCCGAACGGCGTGCAGTCCGATATCGATGATGCGGAAGCGGTGGTGAAGCACTTGGGCATTCCCTATGTAGTGGTGAATATCGACGAGGCTTATAAAGCATTGACATCTGCGATCATTAAGGGCGAGCATTTCAGTTCTGTTACGAAGCGGACGGAATTATCCGAGGATGCTTTGATTAATATGCCGCCTCGATTGCGCATGACCGTACTGTATGCAGTGGGGCAGAATTTACCGAATGGAGCGCGCATTGCCAATACTTGTAACGGTTCGGAGGACTATGTGGGATACTCCACAAAATTCGGGGACAGCGCAGGGGATTTCAGTCCGTTGGCTCATCTCGTGGTGGAGGAGGTTCGTCAAATAGGACGTCTGTTGGATATTCCGGCGTATTTGGTGGATAAAATACCGAGTGACGGCCTTAGCGGACAATCCGACGAGGATAAGCTGGGATTTACCTATGCCGTCTTGGATCGGTATATTCGGAGCGGTGATATCGATGATGCGAAAACAAAGGAACGCATTGATCATCTGAACCGTATCAATCGACATAAATTGGAATTGATGCCGGCTTTCAATCCCTTTGAAAAGTAG
- a CDS encoding asparaginase, whose translation MDTKIALIATGGTIAGQGASDTDLTGYTPGVLGLDEILASVPGTKPYGPYAYTQFSNIESSDITVKDWIKLAKVVQRLVNRDDISGVVITHGTDSMEETAYFLNLTVHTDKPVVITGSMRPAGAISADGPINLLQAIQVARTPESVGKGVLVVLNGYIDGARDVSKRNTTNVATFDSPLVGHLGIVQDGKAYYYRASTRRHTNQSIFDVTDCEELPRVVILTCYGGMDDMVPLSVVATNPDGLILAGLGHGTIPQNVRQITQNLSFPIVRASRTGSGMVSAVPQDAVAGYLVSDTLSPQKARILLMLSLTKTKHLKTLQEYFHEY comes from the coding sequence ATGGATACTAAAATTGCCTTAATCGCTACCGGAGGTACTATTGCCGGTCAAGGAGCGTCAGATACGGATTTGACAGGGTATACACCGGGGGTATTAGGACTTGATGAAATCCTTGCCTCTGTACCGGGTACAAAACCGTATGGCCCTTATGCATATACGCAGTTCAGCAATATTGAAAGTTCGGATATTACTGTTAAAGACTGGATTAAATTGGCAAAAGTGGTGCAGCGTCTGGTGAACCGGGATGATATCAGCGGTGTTGTTATCACACACGGCACGGATAGTATGGAGGAGACGGCATATTTTCTGAATTTGACTGTACATACGGATAAACCTGTTGTGATTACCGGATCCATGCGGCCTGCAGGGGCTATCAGTGCTGATGGACCTATTAATCTGTTACAGGCCATTCAGGTTGCTCGTACGCCGGAATCTGTAGGTAAAGGTGTTTTAGTCGTACTTAACGGATATATTGACGGGGCTCGTGACGTGTCAAAACGGAATACCACAAATGTAGCAACCTTTGATAGTCCGTTAGTGGGACATCTGGGCATAGTTCAAGACGGTAAGGCGTATTATTATAGAGCTTCAACGCGTCGTCATACGAATCAATCTATATTTGATGTGACCGACTGCGAAGAATTGCCGCGCGTGGTTATCTTGACTTGCTATGGAGGCATGGATGATATGGTGCCGCTCAGTGTGGTGGCGACCAATCCGGACGGCCTTATTCTGGCCGGCCTCGGACATGGTACGATTCCTCAAAATGTGCGGCAGATTACGCAGAATCTGTCCTTTCCGATTGTGCGTGCATCCAGGACGGGCAGCGGAATGGTATCAGCCGTGCCGCAAGATGCAGTAGCCGGTTATTTGGTGAGCGATACCTTGAGTCCACAGAAGGCGCGTATCTTATTGATGTTAAGCCTCACGAAAACAAAACACCTGAAAACATTACAAGAATATTTTCATGAATATTAA
- a CDS encoding adenosylcobinamide amidohydrolase — protein sequence MFTNPYEAPDELATGGHITKEINSVTVLFDDIHYSLSSGHLNGGFHHTLAVRNQQLTYRIETEKDLPGGSVSNYLAQEFEHIDTPVHFSTALLTSADMIHHAYAKIEERDTIVETIVTAGYDKTAHRAGTGYCYEEKNGVFTTPGTINILIFTNKALTDSAMVKAIMTITEAKTAAIQDWHIESVRRHPFINEDIPDAVTQEHFTSATGTSTDGIILTIDTNGDILTDAGSFSLFGDTLAKAVYVGVQRALQNGTDLISTNSD from the coding sequence ATGTTTACCAATCCATACGAAGCACCGGACGAACTCGCCACAGGTGGTCACATAACAAAAGAAATCAATTCAGTAACCGTTTTATTCGATGATATTCACTATTCCCTATCCAGCGGGCACTTGAACGGAGGCTTTCACCATACATTGGCCGTACGGAATCAGCAACTGACATACCGAATTGAAACAGAAAAGGATTTGCCCGGCGGCTCCGTATCGAATTATTTGGCCCAGGAATTCGAACATATCGATACACCCGTCCATTTCAGTACCGCGCTGCTCACGTCGGCCGATATGATTCACCACGCGTATGCCAAAATAGAGGAACGCGACACCATCGTCGAAACAATCGTAACCGCCGGTTATGATAAAACGGCCCACCGCGCAGGAACAGGATATTGCTACGAAGAAAAAAACGGCGTATTCACAACGCCCGGAACGATTAATATCCTGATTTTTACAAACAAGGCGCTGACGGACAGCGCCATGGTAAAAGCGATTATGACCATCACCGAAGCCAAGACGGCAGCTATTCAGGATTGGCATATAGAAAGCGTACGTCGCCATCCATTTATCAACGAAGATATTCCGGATGCCGTTACGCAAGAACATTTTACCTCCGCTACAGGCACGTCAACGGACGGAATCATCCTCACCATCGATACAAACGGAGATATTTTAACCGATGCGGGATCCTTTTCACTCTTTGGCGACACCTTGGCCAAAGCCGTCTACGTAGGCGTACAACGGGCCTTACAGAACGGAACGGATTTAATTTCTACTAATTCCGATTAA
- a CDS encoding mechanosensitive ion channel family protein, with translation MTEIWTILSTLLFNDESTIIHLKDWFFSQAGNILIALIIFLVGRYVIHWVQRVAERVMTRADYDPAAMSFVSQMVYYVLLVGLILICINQLGVPTTNFIAAFGAFGLGIGLALQNNLANLASGLLILLFKPFRAGHYISVGNIEGNVQAIQFMNTIITTKDQKRVYIPNSQMTSQPVTNFSYMRERMIPFVFDISYDNNHHEAIQLLKDVFSKDKRILNSKSMEIGIKEFGDNSVRIAAFARVNTSNYLDVFYDTMSSVKDTFDEHGIDIPYPQRVVYVRDVDSSAVEHEAKLNLKRDEMNA, from the coding sequence ATGACTGAAATTTGGACGATCTTATCAACATTATTATTTAATGATGAAAGTACGATAATACATCTTAAGGACTGGTTTTTTAGTCAAGCCGGAAATATTTTAATTGCTCTGATTATATTTCTGGTAGGACGATACGTAATTCATTGGGTTCAGCGCGTGGCGGAGCGTGTTATGACGCGTGCCGATTATGACCCGGCGGCGATGAGCTTTGTCAGCCAGATGGTTTATTATGTGTTATTGGTGGGACTCATTTTGATTTGTATTAATCAACTCGGCGTTCCTACGACGAACTTTATCGCCGCTTTCGGTGCTTTTGGTTTAGGTATCGGCTTGGCGTTGCAGAATAATTTGGCAAACTTAGCATCGGGGCTTTTGATTTTGCTGTTCAAACCGTTTCGTGCGGGACATTACATTTCCGTTGGCAATATTGAAGGAAATGTGCAGGCGATTCAATTTATGAATACTATCATCACTACAAAGGATCAAAAACGCGTATATATCCCGAATTCTCAGATGACATCGCAACCGGTAACGAATTTTTCGTATATGCGTGAGCGTATGATTCCCTTTGTATTTGATATCAGTTATGATAATAATCATCACGAAGCTATTCAACTTTTAAAAGATGTGTTTTCGAAGGATAAGCGTATTCTTAACAGCAAATCTATGGAAATCGGCATCAAGGAATTTGGCGATAATTCTGTGCGCATAGCTGCATTTGCTCGTGTTAACACTAGTAATTACCTTGACGTATTTTATGATACGATGTCGAGTGTGAAAGATACGTTTGATGAACATGGTATCGATATTCCGTATCCGCAACGCGTTGTATATGTACGGGACGTAGATTCCTCTGCTGTTGAGCATGAAGCCAAGTTGAACCTTAAACGTGATGAAATGAATGCATAG
- a CDS encoding D-alanyl-D-alanine carboxypeptidase family protein: protein MVFAAICIGAFLAFTAGADNTAAAAAISPPSTIGEAVVLIDADTKEVLFAKNPNKWMHPASTTKMVTLLTALELKGTHLDELATISNYATSMEESNLGVRVGDQITLEAVLEGMMVASGNDAAVVVAENVSGSVEKFAADMNRIASKAGAKNSRFLNPHGLTQVGHHSTALDLARIAAYGMKYQMFRDKVANDYYKVPYQNRNPETIRTTNIFIRNKYPGANGLKTGYTQAAGECLIASATRNGHTMIVVMLNDDNRWNEAVQFLDYGFKLRGVI from the coding sequence ATGGTTTTTGCAGCTATCTGCATAGGGGCTTTTTTAGCTTTCACTGCAGGTGCGGACAATACAGCTGCGGCGGCAGCAATTTCACCGCCGTCGACCATCGGTGAGGCGGTAGTACTTATTGATGCGGATACGAAAGAGGTTTTATTCGCAAAGAATCCCAATAAATGGATGCATCCTGCGAGTACCACGAAAATGGTAACGCTCCTGACCGCTCTTGAATTGAAGGGGACTCATCTCGATGAACTGGCGACAATCAGCAATTATGCGACGAGTATGGAGGAATCCAATCTCGGTGTACGGGTAGGTGATCAGATTACGTTGGAGGCTGTTCTTGAAGGTATGATGGTTGCCAGCGGCAATGATGCGGCCGTTGTAGTCGCGGAAAATGTGAGCGGTTCTGTGGAAAAGTTTGCCGCTGATATGAACCGCATCGCCTCAAAGGCGGGCGCGAAGAACAGTCGTTTCCTGAATCCGCATGGATTAACACAGGTGGGGCATCACTCCACGGCTCTTGATTTGGCACGTATCGCCGCATACGGAATGAAGTATCAGATGTTCCGCGATAAGGTAGCAAATGATTACTATAAGGTGCCATATCAAAATCGCAATCCTGAGACGATTCGTACGACAAATATTTTCATTCGTAACAAATATCCCGGTGCAAACGGGCTCAAGACGGGATATACGCAGGCGGCCGGTGAATGTCTAATCGCTTCGGCGACGCGTAACGGACATACCATGATTGTGGTTATGCTCAACGATGATAACCGGTGGAACGAAGCGGTGCAGTTTTTGGACTACGGCTTTAAACTTCGCGGCGTTATATAA
- the yfbR gene encoding 5'-deoxynucleotidase — MSSFFAFLKRMRFINRWSLMRNTETENIQEHSLEVAMVAHNLAALKNEYFGGELDINKVAVIAMYHEVSEIFTGDMPTPIKYFDPKLRALYGEIETLAQEKMLTTLPEQLQSVYRPIIVDAESSPEWPIVKAADIISAYMKCVTELKAGNDEFKEAHDTILVKLKNLNMPEVDMFLELYLPALGKSLDELNYYEIK; from the coding sequence ATGAGTTCGTTTTTTGCATTTTTAAAACGTATGCGTTTCATCAATCGATGGAGTCTCATGCGCAATACGGAAACGGAAAATATTCAGGAGCATAGTTTAGAGGTAGCTATGGTGGCCCATAATTTGGCGGCTTTAAAAAATGAATACTTCGGTGGAGAGTTAGATATCAACAAGGTAGCTGTTATCGCCATGTATCACGAAGTGAGTGAAATCTTCACTGGTGATATGCCGACGCCGATTAAATACTTCGATCCCAAACTACGTGCATTGTATGGTGAAATTGAAACATTGGCGCAGGAGAAAATGCTGACCACGTTGCCGGAACAATTACAATCCGTGTATCGTCCGATTATCGTCGATGCTGAATCTAGCCCTGAGTGGCCTATTGTGAAAGCAGCGGATATTATCTCGGCATATATGAAATGCGTAACCGAGTTAAAAGCGGGAAATGATGAATTCAAGGAAGCTCATGATACGATTCTGGTAAAGTTAAAAAATCTAAATATGCCTGAAGTTGATATGTTCCTTGAACTTTATCTGCCGGCATTAGGAAAGTCGCTGGATGAGCTGAATTATTACGAAATTAAATAA
- a CDS encoding epoxyqueuosine reductase, producing MINSINLQKICKELHIPAVGIAPWPLPADAQNILYESNPCPFTAADVTERIKSPEDFKPNGAIVCLFPYYVNYTGPTNLSRYTWAKDYHLVINDYLTRLVNELGRLEPSAQFSIHCDTSPLADRYMAYLAGLGFYGKNKCFINPTWGSYIVIGTVLTTLELKPDTPSTESCIGCNRCIRSCLGQCLENDEFSYTTCKSYLTQKKGDLTDTERTIIGKTPLIFGCDVCQEVCPHNKNLPTTPIVEFQSIEPVVDTAELETLTNKEFKAKFGQRAFSWRGKKILIRNHEIIDSEKHKDRIGQ from the coding sequence ATGATTAACTCTATAAATTTACAAAAAATTTGCAAAGAATTACATATTCCAGCTGTAGGAATCGCTCCGTGGCCGCTTCCGGCCGATGCCCAAAATATTCTCTATGAAAGTAATCCATGTCCTTTTACCGCAGCAGATGTTACGGAGCGTATAAAGAGTCCTGAAGATTTTAAACCAAACGGTGCCATCGTATGCTTATTCCCCTATTATGTAAACTATACAGGGCCTACCAATTTATCGCGTTATACATGGGCAAAAGACTATCATCTGGTCATAAATGACTATTTGACACGGCTTGTCAACGAACTAGGACGATTAGAACCGTCCGCTCAATTTTCTATTCACTGTGATACCTCCCCCTTAGCGGACCGATACATGGCATATCTGGCAGGACTCGGCTTTTACGGCAAGAACAAGTGCTTTATCAATCCCACCTGGGGATCCTATATCGTCATCGGCACGGTACTCACCACACTGGAACTGAAACCGGATACGCCCTCAACGGAGTCCTGCATCGGTTGTAATCGATGTATCAGGTCCTGTCTAGGGCAATGCTTAGAAAATGATGAATTCAGCTATACCACATGTAAAAGCTACTTAACGCAAAAAAAGGGCGACCTTACCGATACAGAGCGGACTATTATCGGCAAAACGCCTCTCATATTCGGTTGTGATGTATGTCAAGAGGTGTGTCCGCACAATAAGAATCTCCCGACCACACCGATCGTGGAATTCCAATCTATTGAACCTGTGGTCGATACGGCGGAACTCGAAACTTTAACCAACAAGGAGTTCAAAGCCAAATTCGGTCAACGTGCATTCTCATGGCGCGGAAAGAAAATACTTATTCGAAATCATGAAATCATCGATTCCGAAAAACATAAAGACCGTATCGGCCAATGA
- a CDS encoding FAD binding domain-containing protein: protein MLAFMKVLQPKTVEEAYELAVKNKTAPMLAGGCWLRLGRRTWPAVIDMVGLDLRYVKEEDNEFVIGAMATQGDVERFEPLQKFCGGAVVKGVKEILGIQFRNMATMGGSVASKFGFSDIIPALLAVHADIVTFKGGRMSMQDYMNYRERDILVEIRIPKVEVSVAIEALRISRGDFPILTGSIRRDDKGVELYIGTRPGVPQLAPKASAVLSEKGAAGVKEAALLASEELVYQKNSHASKEYRMEMVKAMVQRLSGEVLQ from the coding sequence ATGTTAGCATTTATGAAGGTTTTACAACCGAAGACGGTGGAAGAGGCTTATGAATTAGCCGTAAAAAACAAGACTGCCCCTATGCTGGCGGGCGGGTGCTGGTTGCGTTTGGGTCGTCGTACGTGGCCTGCTGTCATTGATATGGTAGGGCTTGACCTACGCTATGTGAAAGAAGAAGATAACGAATTTGTTATCGGTGCCATGGCTACACAAGGAGATGTGGAGCGTTTTGAACCGTTACAAAAATTTTGTGGCGGTGCTGTAGTAAAAGGTGTAAAGGAAATTCTTGGAATTCAGTTTCGCAATATGGCCACTATGGGCGGGTCTGTTGCAAGTAAATTCGGATTTTCCGATATTATCCCCGCTTTGTTGGCGGTTCATGCGGATATCGTCACCTTTAAGGGCGGACGTATGTCTATGCAGGACTATATGAATTATAGGGAGCGAGATATTCTCGTAGAAATTCGTATTCCTAAGGTAGAGGTATCTGTTGCTATCGAAGCATTGCGTATTTCCCGCGGAGATTTTCCAATCTTGACGGGATCCATTCGCCGTGATGATAAAGGCGTTGAATTGTATATCGGCACGAGACCGGGCGTCCCTCAGTTAGCACCTAAAGCGAGTGCGGTGCTTTCAGAAAAAGGCGCAGCCGGCGTAAAAGAAGCGGCATTGCTCGCCTCGGAAGAATTAGTATACCAGAAGAATTCACATGCATCCAAGGAATATCGTATGGAAATGGTGAAAGCTATGGTTCAGCGTTTGTCCGGGGAGGTGCTGCAATAA
- a CDS encoding (2Fe-2S)-binding protein: MELLLNINNKNVTVNVATDEMLLDTLRNLGYFSVRCGCDTTNCGLCTVWVDDEITLSCAYPTFRAPGHKITTLEGLQEEAELLASCLASEGADQCGFCTTGMMMSAIALKRRNPKANDDEIREYLIGNLCRCTGYEAQLRGVRKFLEGGL; the protein is encoded by the coding sequence ATGGAATTGTTACTGAATATCAATAATAAAAACGTTACTGTTAATGTAGCGACTGATGAAATGTTGCTGGATACATTGCGCAATCTAGGTTATTTCAGCGTACGTTGCGGCTGTGATACGACGAATTGCGGACTGTGTACCGTATGGGTGGATGATGAAATCACCTTGTCCTGTGCATATCCTACATTCCGTGCACCGGGACATAAAATTACCACATTGGAAGGTTTGCAGGAAGAAGCTGAACTGTTGGCATCCTGTCTTGCCAGTGAAGGGGCGGATCAATGTGGTTTCTGCACGACGGGTATGATGATGAGTGCGATTGCTTTGAAACGTAGAAATCCAAAGGCTAATGATGATGAAATTCGCGAATATCTCATCGGCAATCTTTGCCGCTGTACCGGTTATGAAGCACAACTTCGAGGGGTTCGTAAATTCTTAGAAGGAGGTCTATGA